The proteins below are encoded in one region of bacterium:
- a CDS encoding helix-turn-helix transcriptional regulator, which yields MSYIKRQLGLRIFELRKQMNMSQSKLAELTDFSDNFIGLIERGQRAPSLEGLEKIASALKVEIKELFSFSGAAEKNIKEEQLISKISAFLRKRDIEEIKMIYDVVRRIFER from the coding sequence ATGAGTTATATTAAAAGACAACTTGGGTTAAGAATTTTTGAATTAAGGAAACAAATGAATATGAGTCAATCTAAACTTGCTGAACTCACTGACTTTAGTGATAACTTTATTGGACTAATAGAAAGAGGTCAACGGGCTCCTTCTCTAGAAGGACTTGAAAAAATTGCTTCTGCCTTAAAGGTTGAGATTAAAGAGCTTTTTTCTTTTTCTGGGGCAGCAGAAAAGAATATTAAGGAGGAACAGCTCATTAGTAAAATCAGTGCTTTCCTGCGAAAAAGAGATATTGAAGAAATAAAAATGATATATGATGTGGTAAGGAGAATTTTTGAGAGATGA